The proteins below come from a single Desulfitobacterium metallireducens DSM 15288 genomic window:
- a CDS encoding aminopeptidase P family protein gives MDIKTKIKRLRRLMNDNTMDAYIIPSSDPHLSEYVAAHFKCREWVSGFTGSAGTVVITLDDAGLWTDGRYYIQAEKQLRNSGIQLFRAADLGVPSYIEWLKTVLPEKGCIGLDGNVFSANSVNKMESEFRSQKISLKMDLDLIGMLWEDRPALPSSSVFVHDVQFAGKSRVEKLNEVRAEMKTKGSNYYLLTSLDDIAWLLNIRGADVPNNPVTIANVLLTLNTCYLLIDPAKVPSTVKSELEAEGIQIKNYQETAQLLRELKDTDSIMLDPDITNASLYKAINIKASKIECPNPTTLLKAVKNKTELENLRSCEIADGVAMVKFLKWLKSTVGQQSVTELSVGDKLEEFRRQNELCVDLSFDTIAGYKDHAAMMHFKATSENTYTLKSEGLLLVDSGGQYYNGTTDITRTIVLGKLTEEEKRDFTLVLKSHITLATAKFLYGTTGPILDGLARQPIWQYGLDYKCGTGHGVGFFLNVHEGPHRLSTNPNSVRLEEGMLITNEPGIYTEGKHGIRTENMMIVVKDEETEYGQFMKFETITFCPIDLAGVDQTLLSETEMEWLNTYNKMVYMKLSPYLNAEEKDWLAQEISH, from the coding sequence ATGGATATCAAAACGAAAATTAAAAGACTTAGACGACTAATGAACGACAATACAATGGATGCTTACATCATTCCCAGTTCGGATCCGCATCTGAGCGAATATGTTGCAGCTCATTTTAAATGTAGAGAATGGGTATCTGGTTTTACTGGTTCAGCGGGTACAGTAGTCATTACGTTAGATGACGCTGGCCTTTGGACAGATGGCCGTTACTATATTCAAGCTGAAAAACAACTCAGAAATTCAGGAATTCAATTGTTTAGAGCGGCCGACCTCGGCGTTCCTTCCTACATAGAGTGGCTAAAAACAGTTCTTCCAGAAAAAGGTTGTATAGGTCTTGATGGCAACGTTTTCTCGGCGAACAGTGTTAACAAAATGGAAAGTGAATTTAGATCCCAAAAAATAAGTTTAAAAATGGATCTGGATTTAATTGGAATGCTTTGGGAAGATCGACCCGCCTTGCCCTCAAGCTCTGTATTTGTCCATGATGTTCAATTCGCAGGAAAATCTAGAGTTGAAAAATTAAATGAAGTAAGAGCGGAAATGAAAACGAAAGGTTCAAATTATTATTTACTCACCTCCTTAGATGATATTGCATGGCTTCTCAATATTAGGGGAGCAGATGTTCCTAATAATCCAGTGACAATCGCTAATGTCCTATTAACCCTTAATACGTGTTACTTGTTAATTGATCCTGCTAAAGTCCCTAGTACGGTTAAGTCAGAGTTAGAGGCTGAAGGAATTCAAATCAAAAATTATCAGGAAACAGCCCAACTTTTGCGAGAACTTAAAGATACAGATTCGATTATGCTAGATCCCGATATTACGAATGCTTCTCTTTATAAGGCGATCAATATTAAGGCATCAAAGATTGAGTGTCCTAACCCTACGACGCTATTAAAGGCTGTAAAAAATAAAACAGAACTTGAAAATTTAAGAAGTTGCGAAATTGCGGATGGCGTAGCAATGGTCAAATTTTTGAAATGGTTAAAAAGTACGGTCGGACAACAAAGCGTCACAGAGCTTTCAGTGGGAGATAAGTTGGAAGAGTTTCGCAGACAGAATGAACTTTGTGTTGACCTTAGCTTTGATACGATTGCTGGATATAAAGACCATGCGGCCATGATGCATTTTAAGGCAACATCTGAAAACACCTATACCTTAAAAAGTGAAGGACTATTGCTCGTCGATTCAGGCGGTCAATACTATAATGGAACAACGGATATTACCCGAACGATTGTCCTTGGGAAGCTTACGGAAGAAGAAAAGAGAGATTTCACGTTAGTGCTAAAAAGTCATATTACGTTAGCTACGGCTAAATTCCTTTATGGTACAACAGGCCCAATTTTAGATGGTTTGGCAAGGCAACCGATTTGGCAATATGGATTAGACTATAAATGCGGAACCGGGCATGGGGTAGGATTTTTCTTGAATGTTCACGAAGGGCCTCATCGGCTGAGTACTAACCCGAATAGCGTAAGACTCGAAGAAGGCATGCTTATTACGAACGAACCAGGTATTTATACAGAAGGAAAACATGGGATTCGAACGGAAAATATGATGATTGTCGTCAAAGATGAAGAGACAGAATATGGTCAATTCATGAAATTTGAAACGATCACTTTTTGTCCGATTGATCTCGCCGGAGTTGATCAAACTTTGCTGTCTGAAACCGAAATGGAATGGCTAAACACCTACAATAAAATGGTATATATGAAACTTTCTCCTTATCTAAACGCAGAAGAGAAAGACTGGTTAGCTCAAGAAATCAGTCATTAG
- a CDS encoding DUF4434 domain-containing protein, with the protein MTIKKKSLSAFLTVMIILSFGMPTFANSSSIATRLAGDDRYATAAAIAKEGWTQSEYAILVCGENYPDALVAAPMAKKVNAPILLSYKDSLPSVTKQELIDLNVKKVILIGGTGVLSVDILSELQKLGIASSRLAGNDRYETALVVASQFSDTSQIAVTTGEDFADSLSIASVAASKSMPIILVAKDSIADDALALIKQHKLSKTYIIGNTDQISENVAQQFPNVERIIGATKYERNIAVFNKFSSDLNSNYVYVATGNDFADALTGTALAAKNNAPIVLVDTAISDVTRIYLDNELTKNHKQLTILGGTGVVSDSLFQKVKPIFGSSFIQSWYCEDWSTERWLRELSMLKDIGINEVIIQNTVDTTPAHKFASYNSSIAGYTSSEVDVLENALTEADILGMKVRVGTADNDDWWRKGATDKTWLANEANTNKLIVDEISTKYASHPSFGGWYLSYEISNITAITSTEQANLNAFFKPIVSEMKLKTPKETVMISPFYNSNLSVQGSLANWATAIENIFKGTGVDILALQDSVGVGYNSVDQLSSLYDYTKKGTDAAGLKLYANTETFTSIANDNVTAPIDRITSQMTAENAYVTGYTAFSIDHFQAKYSDDPAKIAGYNEYMSYYLAYK; encoded by the coding sequence ATGACGATAAAGAAGAAATCCTTAAGCGCTTTTCTTACCGTTATGATCATTTTATCTTTTGGGATGCCAACGTTTGCAAATTCATCATCAATAGCGACTCGATTAGCAGGAGATGATCGATATGCTACAGCAGCAGCAATTGCGAAAGAAGGTTGGACTCAATCGGAATATGCTATCCTAGTTTGTGGAGAGAATTATCCCGATGCTTTAGTGGCTGCGCCTATGGCAAAAAAGGTGAATGCTCCTATTCTACTTTCCTATAAAGATTCTTTGCCATCCGTTACAAAACAAGAATTAATCGATTTAAATGTTAAAAAGGTAATACTTATTGGTGGAACAGGCGTTTTATCCGTTGATATTCTTTCAGAATTGCAGAAGCTGGGTATTGCTTCTAGTCGATTGGCTGGGAATGATCGATATGAAACAGCCTTAGTTGTTGCCTCCCAATTTAGTGATACCTCGCAAATCGCTGTAACTACAGGAGAAGATTTTGCCGATTCTTTATCAATCGCTTCAGTTGCGGCAAGTAAAAGTATGCCAATCATACTCGTTGCGAAAGATAGTATTGCTGATGATGCTCTTGCACTTATTAAACAACATAAGCTTTCCAAAACGTATATTATTGGCAATACAGATCAAATTAGTGAAAATGTAGCACAGCAATTTCCAAATGTGGAACGAATAATAGGGGCTACAAAATATGAACGGAATATTGCGGTTTTTAATAAATTTAGTTCAGATTTAAACAGTAATTATGTTTATGTGGCAACAGGGAACGACTTTGCCGATGCTTTAACTGGAACGGCATTAGCTGCCAAGAACAATGCGCCTATTGTTTTAGTGGATACAGCTATAAGTGATGTTACTCGCATATATCTTGATAATGAGTTAACTAAGAACCACAAACAATTAACGATTCTTGGAGGTACTGGCGTGGTTTCTGATTCTTTATTTCAGAAAGTTAAACCGATTTTTGGAAGTTCTTTTATTCAGTCCTGGTATTGTGAGGATTGGAGTACAGAACGTTGGTTGCGTGAACTTTCGATGCTGAAAGATATAGGGATCAATGAGGTTATTATTCAGAACACGGTTGATACAACCCCTGCTCATAAGTTTGCAAGTTATAATTCATCGATAGCAGGGTATACATCTAGCGAAGTAGATGTATTAGAAAATGCACTAACTGAAGCTGATATTTTAGGGATGAAAGTCAGAGTAGGTACTGCGGATAACGATGACTGGTGGCGTAAAGGGGCTACCGACAAAACTTGGTTAGCGAATGAAGCAAATACGAACAAACTTATCGTTGATGAAATATCAACAAAGTATGCTTCACACCCCTCCTTTGGCGGTTGGTATTTATCATATGAGATTTCAAATATCACAGCAATAACATCAACAGAACAAGCGAATTTAAACGCTTTTTTTAAGCCCATAGTCAGTGAAATGAAATTAAAAACACCGAAGGAAACAGTCATGATTTCCCCATTTTATAATTCAAATTTATCAGTTCAAGGTTCTCTAGCAAACTGGGCAACCGCGATTGAAAATATATTTAAGGGTACCGGTGTAGATATATTGGCGTTACAAGACAGTGTAGGTGTGGGTTATAATTCAGTGGATCAATTATCGAGCCTTTACGACTATACTAAAAAAGGTACAGATGCGGCAGGCTTAAAACTCTATGCCAACACTGAAACGTTTACTTCAATAGCGAATGACAATGTAACAGCACCTATAGATCGTATCACTTCACAAATGACCGCAGAAAATGCATATGTCACAGGTTATACTGCTTTCAGTATCGATCACTTTCAAGCAAAATACAGTGATGACCCCGCAAAAATAGCGGGTTATAATGAATACATGTCCTATTATTTAGCCTATAAATAA
- the spo0A gene encoding sporulation transcription factor Spo0A, which translates to MQRPIRVLVADDNRELVEVLKEYINRQEDMQVIGVAYHGNEALELIYREQPDVVVLDIIMPHLDGLGVLEKLQNDIQKPRVIILTAFGQESMTQRAVRLGADYFVLKPFDLDTLGKRIRQLQGRDTGTTLIQTNSGSQVTVPHSVSSVSDNESMSRNLEVEVTRMIHQMGVPAHVKGYQYLRDAIVSVVQDVSLLGAVTKELYPMIAEKYATTASRVERAIRYAIELAWDRGNIDFMNRFFGYTINVDRGKPTNSEFIAMVADKLRMANFR; encoded by the coding sequence ATGCAAAGACCCATTCGCGTTTTAGTTGCAGATGACAATCGTGAACTCGTGGAAGTATTAAAGGAGTATATCAATCGGCAAGAGGATATGCAGGTGATTGGGGTTGCCTATCATGGGAATGAGGCTTTAGAACTGATTTATCGTGAACAACCGGATGTTGTCGTCTTGGACATCATCATGCCTCATCTCGATGGTTTAGGGGTATTGGAGAAGCTCCAAAATGATATTCAAAAACCTCGTGTTATTATCTTGACGGCCTTTGGACAGGAAAGTATGACACAAAGAGCGGTCCGACTAGGTGCAGATTACTTTGTACTTAAACCTTTTGATTTAGATACGTTGGGCAAAAGAATACGACAGCTCCAGGGTCGGGATACTGGAACAACCTTGATACAAACCAATTCCGGAAGCCAGGTGACTGTTCCTCATTCAGTTAGTTCTGTATCCGATAATGAATCGATGTCCCGTAATTTAGAAGTTGAAGTGACGCGTATGATTCATCAAATGGGCGTACCTGCTCATGTTAAAGGGTATCAATACTTACGAGATGCTATTGTGAGTGTAGTTCAGGATGTTTCTCTCTTGGGAGCGGTAACTAAAGAACTTTACCCGATGATCGCCGAAAAATATGCTACGACTGCGAGTCGAGTTGAACGAGCTATCCGGTATGCGATTGAACTTGCTTGGGACCGTGGGAATATTGATTTTATGAATCGCTTTTTTGGCTATACGATTAACGTTGACCGCGGAAAACCAACGAATTCTGAATTTATTGCCATGGTTGCCGACAAATTGCGAATGGCAAATTTCCGGTAA
- the spoIVB gene encoding SpoIVB peptidase, translating into MNTRRTVIFGSLLLCTFLGIQPLFQQLGAIPEFKEQSEISISQVSGILSHVIQVEPVIGETNAVMASNMEESEVIQVSYKLFGIFPLKTSQIEVVPDIKLLPGGQSIGVSLQAKGVMVVGQAAVTGTDGKQNYPAKEAGIEVGDVILKIDDQEVKTDQDVANAIHQAGQKQGFSNLVCLRNGQIIQKRIITVYCSETNRYRVGLYVRNEAAGVGTLTFYEPQTRKYGALGHVINDADTNQKIEVANGSVIASSIYAIEKGRRGHPGEKVGSFVNQTLFTGNIEKNSISGIFGTMQGKILNPYFKEAIPVAWEAEIKEGPAKIYTVLDGEKIEEYEVQIERIMHNRTDSKNMVIRVTDQRLLDKTGGIIQGMSGSPIVQDGKIIGAVTHVFVNDATRGYGVFIQNMIKEAGLVSNKEAA; encoded by the coding sequence GTGAATACGAGGAGAACGGTAATCTTCGGAAGTCTTCTTCTCTGTACCTTCCTAGGAATTCAACCTTTGTTTCAGCAACTTGGAGCCATTCCGGAGTTTAAAGAACAAAGTGAGATTTCCATTTCGCAAGTTTCTGGAATTTTGTCTCACGTGATTCAAGTTGAACCCGTTATCGGAGAAACAAATGCAGTAATGGCCTCGAATATGGAAGAATCCGAAGTCATTCAAGTATCCTACAAACTCTTCGGAATTTTCCCTCTTAAAACAAGTCAAATCGAGGTTGTGCCTGACATCAAACTACTGCCCGGTGGGCAATCGATTGGAGTCAGTCTCCAAGCTAAAGGAGTTATGGTTGTTGGACAAGCTGCAGTAACGGGGACAGATGGTAAACAAAATTATCCGGCGAAAGAGGCTGGAATCGAGGTCGGCGATGTCATCTTAAAGATCGATGATCAAGAGGTCAAGACAGATCAAGACGTGGCTAATGCAATTCATCAAGCTGGACAAAAGCAAGGATTCTCAAATCTTGTGTGTCTTCGCAATGGACAGATTATTCAAAAACGAATCATAACCGTATATTGTTCGGAAACAAATCGTTATCGAGTTGGGCTTTATGTCCGGAATGAAGCTGCTGGCGTAGGAACCTTAACGTTTTATGAACCGCAAACCCGGAAATACGGAGCGTTAGGGCATGTAATCAATGATGCAGATACAAACCAAAAAATTGAAGTGGCCAACGGCAGTGTCATTGCTTCGTCCATCTATGCAATTGAGAAAGGTCGACGAGGTCACCCTGGAGAAAAAGTAGGTTCATTTGTAAACCAGACTTTGTTTACGGGAAATATCGAAAAAAATTCAATCTCGGGAATCTTTGGTACCATGCAGGGAAAAATTTTAAATCCTTACTTTAAAGAAGCTATTCCCGTTGCTTGGGAAGCAGAAATTAAAGAAGGACCAGCCAAGATTTACACCGTGCTTGATGGCGAAAAGATTGAAGAATACGAGGTTCAAATAGAGCGGATTATGCATAACCGTACCGATAGTAAGAACATGGTTATCCGTGTTACGGATCAACGATTATTAGATAAAACCGGCGGGATTATTCAAGGAATGAGTGGAAGTCCGATCGTTCAGGATGGAAAGATTATCGGAGCCGTAACTCATGTTTTTGTCAATGATGCAACTCGCGGGTATGGAGTGTTTATTCAAAACATGATTAAAGAGGCAGGATTAGTAAGTAATAAAGAAGCTGCTTAA
- the recN gene encoding DNA repair protein RecN has product MLTEMHVENFALMENVRLNLHPGLTVFTGETGTGKSMLIDALGVLLGGRASTDFIRHGLEKARIEGVFEDLPSNVIAKLDEVGYPVEDGQLFLYREINANGKNACRVQGRTVPLSLYRSLCQGLVDIHGQMEHQSLFQPETHRGLLDDFGGGEHLQLLKYVNEQAHDYRALLTQEKELLLSERDREKREEMLRYQIKEIMAVNPQDSEEEELLAEKKRLANREKILNLTTELYANLYQSEQERSIYDLLGGSRKLVQDLVRFDDQFQDMLEPFEAVYYAIEDLVERVRSYQESLEFEPGRLDQIEERLIQLQRLRKYGHTVEEVLASKEEMIEELQRITHLQEELEKLQEKKAIVFAQYTTGAKKLTEQRTQVAKEMEMGLHEELSSLGLEKSHFEVHFTPVKEPRSGGAEEVEFYFTANPGEPPKPLAKVASGGEMSRLMLALKSLLAKIESVGTFVFDEVDSGVGGRTIQKVGEKLAKVGQNKQVFCITHSAPVAAFAEEHFGIVKEINGERTRTLVNRLNESERIEELARMLGGTDEISYQHAEQLWRAQQS; this is encoded by the coding sequence ATGCTAACGGAGATGCATGTTGAGAATTTTGCACTGATGGAAAATGTCCGTTTAAATTTACATCCGGGGTTAACGGTTTTTACCGGAGAAACTGGAACCGGTAAATCGATGCTGATTGATGCTCTGGGTGTTTTGCTCGGAGGAAGAGCCAGTACAGATTTTATTCGGCATGGTCTGGAAAAGGCACGGATCGAAGGCGTTTTTGAAGACTTACCTTCAAATGTAATCGCTAAGCTTGATGAAGTTGGCTACCCAGTGGAAGACGGACAGCTTTTCCTTTATCGTGAAATCAATGCAAATGGTAAAAATGCTTGCCGGGTCCAAGGCCGGACCGTCCCGCTCAGCCTTTATCGGAGTCTTTGCCAAGGCTTAGTGGATATCCATGGCCAGATGGAGCACCAATCTTTATTTCAACCGGAAACGCATCGAGGGTTACTTGATGATTTTGGCGGTGGGGAACATCTTCAGCTTCTCAAGTACGTCAATGAGCAAGCACATGATTATCGTGCGTTATTAACTCAAGAAAAAGAACTCCTATTATCAGAACGCGATCGTGAGAAGCGTGAAGAAATGTTGCGGTATCAGATTAAGGAAATAATGGCGGTGAATCCTCAGGACAGTGAAGAAGAGGAGCTACTAGCAGAGAAAAAGCGTTTGGCTAATCGCGAGAAAATTCTCAACTTAACTACGGAACTCTATGCGAATCTTTACCAAAGTGAACAAGAACGATCAATTTATGATCTTTTAGGGGGAAGCCGTAAACTCGTTCAGGATCTGGTCCGCTTCGATGATCAGTTTCAGGACATGTTGGAGCCGTTTGAGGCTGTTTATTATGCTATTGAGGATTTAGTTGAACGCGTGCGTTCTTATCAGGAATCGTTAGAATTTGAACCCGGTCGACTGGATCAAATTGAGGAGCGTTTAATTCAGCTCCAACGCTTGCGCAAGTATGGCCATACCGTTGAAGAAGTTTTGGCCTCCAAAGAAGAAATGATTGAAGAACTTCAACGAATTACGCATTTGCAAGAAGAGTTAGAAAAGCTTCAAGAGAAAAAGGCAATCGTATTCGCTCAATATACAACAGGAGCTAAGAAATTAACCGAACAACGGACTCAAGTGGCGAAAGAAATGGAAATGGGTCTTCACGAAGAACTTTCTAGCCTTGGTTTGGAGAAGAGTCATTTTGAGGTGCATTTTACGCCGGTCAAGGAGCCGCGTTCAGGTGGGGCAGAAGAAGTTGAATTTTATTTTACAGCCAATCCGGGAGAACCTCCTAAACCTTTAGCAAAGGTGGCTTCCGGTGGAGAAATGTCACGTTTAATGCTGGCTCTAAAAAGTCTACTTGCGAAGATCGAAAGTGTGGGTACCTTTGTTTTTGATGAAGTCGATAGCGGGGTAGGAGGACGAACGATCCAAAAGGTGGGAGAAAAGCTGGCTAAAGTTGGACAGAATAAACAGGTCTTCTGTATTACGCATTCGGCACCAGTAGCCGCCTTTGCTGAAGAACATTTCGGTATCGTTAAGGAAATTAACGGTGAGAGAACTCGAACTTTGGTCAATCGTTTAAATGAATCTGAACGAATTGAAGAATTGGCCCGGATGCTGGGCGGTACAGATGAAATATCCTACCAACATGCGGAACAATTATGGCGTGCACAACAAAGTTAA
- the argR gene encoding arginine repressor, whose product MKARRQMKIQEIITKEAIHTQEELADHLRLTGFEVTQATVSRDIKEMGLIKIPTPDEDYRYASPGAAQPINSSERLKRRMRETVVTINDSENLIVIRTISGNAQALADLIDKANWEEIIGTVAGDDTILLVIKPLSAVDGVRQRITDIMG is encoded by the coding sequence ATGAAGGCTCGGAGGCAAATGAAAATTCAAGAGATTATTACCAAAGAGGCCATTCATACTCAGGAAGAATTAGCCGATCACTTAAGGTTAACAGGCTTTGAAGTAACCCAAGCGACTGTTTCAAGAGATATTAAGGAAATGGGACTGATTAAAATTCCTACCCCCGATGAGGATTACCGTTATGCAAGTCCGGGAGCAGCCCAGCCTATTAATTCCTCAGAGCGCTTAAAACGGAGAATGCGGGAAACCGTGGTGACCATAAATGATAGTGAAAATTTAATTGTTATTCGAACGATTTCAGGAAATGCTCAAGCTCTGGCTGATTTAATTGATAAGGCCAATTGGGAAGAGATTATCGGCACAGTGGCCGGAGATGATACGATCTTGCTCGTGATTAAACCTCTAAGTGCGGTCGATGGGGTTCGCCAACGAATTACAGACATTATGGGATAA
- a CDS encoding class I SAM-dependent methyltransferase, translating into MSDRLQDIQGFLREIIVPRIELGDTALDLTAGLGRDTLFLAQAVGPNGRVYAFDIQAIALAETQRLLEEEGVAEWVTLHQADHARVQEFVSEPVKLAMFNLGYLPGSDHSVTTQAKSTLQALQDVLKLLVENGILALTVYRGHPGGEEEARAVHEFLTDLPPKSYSVLEGQYINQGDKSPYWILVQKKRGEI; encoded by the coding sequence ATGAGTGATCGACTTCAAGATATACAAGGTTTTTTGCGAGAGATTATTGTTCCCCGAATTGAGCTCGGGGATACTGCTTTAGATTTGACGGCCGGTTTGGGAAGAGATACGCTGTTTTTGGCTCAAGCGGTTGGTCCAAATGGCAGAGTCTATGCTTTTGATATTCAAGCCATTGCCCTCGCGGAGACGCAACGTTTATTAGAAGAAGAAGGGGTTGCTGAATGGGTTACCCTGCATCAGGCAGATCATGCACGTGTTCAGGAATTTGTCTCTGAACCGGTAAAACTGGCCATGTTTAATTTGGGTTATTTACCGGGGTCCGATCATTCCGTGACCACCCAAGCGAAGTCTACGCTTCAAGCGCTCCAAGATGTCTTGAAACTTTTAGTTGAGAATGGCATACTTGCTTTAACCGTTTATCGGGGCCATCCGGGTGGAGAGGAAGAGGCAAGAGCAGTGCATGAATTCTTGACAGACCTGCCTCCTAAGAGCTATAGCGTGCTTGAAGGACAGTATATTAATCAGGGCGATAAATCGCCCTATTGGATTCTGGTTCAAAAGAAGAGGGGAGAGATCTGA
- a CDS encoding NAD(+)/NADH kinase — translation MERVGLWTNQSKPESLALALQLTHWFRSQGWEVLIEWNEIITQGVEFLISLGGDGTLLEAAREAAPYKIPVLGVNLGRLGFLCEIERAEVYVALKQVLHKKYSIQERLMLEAVIKRTDKTELRYTVLNDVVFLRQSLEGIVTLQANLSGEPSVSYPADGLIISTPTGSTAYSLSAGGPIVSPDVQAILLTPLAAHSLSARPMVVSDKETIEILLARGKECQMTFDGRENLSLRSGEMVQIRTAPLKALLIRLGSRSFPRVVREKLRDRWHE, via the coding sequence GTGGAACGAGTCGGTTTATGGACCAATCAGAGCAAACCGGAATCCCTTGCGTTAGCTTTGCAATTGACGCATTGGTTTCGGTCACAGGGCTGGGAAGTATTAATCGAGTGGAATGAAATCATAACCCAGGGTGTCGAATTTCTAATCTCACTGGGAGGGGATGGAACGCTCCTTGAAGCGGCGCGTGAAGCAGCTCCGTATAAAATTCCAGTCTTAGGGGTAAACCTTGGTCGTTTAGGTTTTTTGTGTGAGATCGAGCGCGCTGAGGTCTATGTTGCTTTGAAACAGGTTTTACATAAGAAATATAGCATTCAGGAACGCCTCATGCTGGAGGCTGTAATTAAACGAACGGATAAAACCGAATTAAGATATACCGTTTTGAATGATGTCGTCTTCCTTCGGCAAAGTCTAGAGGGGATAGTCACGCTTCAGGCAAACTTATCGGGAGAGCCTTCGGTGAGTTACCCTGCGGATGGGTTAATCATATCGACGCCTACAGGTTCAACTGCATATTCCTTATCGGCAGGTGGACCGATCGTGAGCCCTGATGTTCAGGCCATTTTGTTGACTCCATTGGCAGCGCACTCTCTTTCCGCGCGACCAATGGTTGTTTCAGATAAGGAAACGATTGAAATCCTATTAGCACGAGGAAAGGAATGCCAGATGACCTTTGATGGTCGGGAAAATCTAAGTTTAAGATCAGGAGAGATGGTTCAGATCAGAACCGCTCCCCTAAAGGCACTCCTTATTCGCTTAGGAAGTCGAAGTTTCCCAAGGGTTGTTCGTGAAAAGCTGAGGGATCGTTGGCATGAGTGA
- a CDS encoding TlyA family RNA methyltransferase, with the protein MAKGKERLDVLLVQQGLFQSREKAKAAIMEGIVFAGGQRADKPGMDFSETTVFEIRGNTLPYVSRGGLKLEKALKVFPIELSQCVLADLGASTGGFTDCALQNGAQRVYAIDVGYGQLDWKLRTDPRVVSMERVNARYLTAEDLPEKMDWVVSDLAFISVTKVFPAMRAILKDEGQVLSLIKPQFEAGREHVGKKGVVRDPEVHAQVLWMVLGQAENLGFTVRGVDFSPIRGPEGNIEYLAWLSVQSDQGIDWQSKVSELVKEAQSGTE; encoded by the coding sequence GTGGCTAAAGGGAAGGAACGCTTAGATGTTTTATTGGTCCAGCAGGGACTTTTCCAAAGTCGTGAAAAAGCTAAGGCGGCAATCATGGAAGGCATTGTTTTTGCTGGTGGACAACGTGCAGATAAACCAGGCATGGATTTTTCGGAGACAACTGTTTTTGAAATCAGAGGGAATACCTTACCCTACGTATCCCGGGGAGGCTTAAAACTAGAAAAAGCGTTAAAGGTTTTTCCCATCGAATTATCTCAGTGCGTGCTCGCCGATTTAGGAGCCTCAACGGGCGGTTTTACGGATTGCGCGTTGCAAAATGGAGCCCAACGGGTTTATGCCATCGATGTCGGCTATGGCCAGCTGGATTGGAAGTTGAGAACAGATCCACGCGTCGTATCCATGGAACGGGTAAATGCTCGCTATCTTACGGCTGAAGACCTGCCGGAAAAGATGGATTGGGTCGTTTCTGATTTAGCGTTTATCTCGGTTACGAAAGTTTTTCCGGCGATGCGGGCTATCCTCAAAGATGAAGGGCAAGTGCTCTCTTTAATCAAACCTCAATTTGAAGCGGGCCGTGAACATGTGGGCAAAAAAGGGGTCGTGAGGGATCCTGAAGTCCATGCCCAAGTCTTATGGATGGTTCTTGGACAGGCTGAAAACCTGGGGTTCACGGTTCGGGGGGTAGACTTTTCTCCGATTCGTGGACCGGAAGGGAATATTGAGTATCTTGCTTGGTTATCAGTACAGTCCGATCAGGGTATAGATTGGCAGTCGAAGGTTTCAGAACTCGTCAAAGAAGCGCAATCAGGAACGGAGTGA